A genomic region of Notamacropus eugenii isolate mMacEug1 chromosome 3, mMacEug1.pri_v2, whole genome shotgun sequence contains the following coding sequences:
- the CHLSN gene encoding protein cholesin isoform X4 encodes MYDSNKVPDKHFSILLDYLEGLKGRAREVTVQKAETLMKKLDNAEPEDSSLLEKSERIRQVLQLLS; translated from the exons ATGTATGACAGCAATAAG GTCCCAGATAAGCATTTCTCCATTCTACTGGATTACCTGGAGGGTCTAAAAGGAAGGGCCAGAGAAGTGACAGTGCAGAAAGCTGAAACACTCATGAAGAAATTGGACAATGCAGAGCCCGAAGATTCAAGTTTACTAGAGAAGAGTGAGAGAATCCGGCAAGTCCTGCAGCTGCTTTCCTAA